A window of the Myxocyprinus asiaticus isolate MX2 ecotype Aquarium Trade chromosome 11, UBuf_Myxa_2, whole genome shotgun sequence genome harbors these coding sequences:
- the LOC127447879 gene encoding terminal nucleotidyltransferase 5C has translation MANMASASTSSESESQSVLTWDQVSRLNDVLTEAVPVHGRGNFPTLEVRLKDIVQMVRTRLELRGIMVKDVRLNGSTASHVLVKDIGWSYKDLDVIFRVDLPREEEFQLIKDVVLGTLLDFLPEGVNKEKITPMTLKEAYVQKFVKVYTEQDRWSLISLSNNNGRNVELKFVDSIRRQFEFSVDSFQIILDSVLSYYDFSESPMSRHFHPTVVGESVYGNFAIAMDHLRNKLIATKRPEEIRGGGLLKYCNLLVRDFRPTDEEEFKALERYMCSRFFIDFPDIGEQQRKLEAYLQSHFVGEEKNKYNYLMILRRVVNESTVCLMGHERRQTLNLISLTAFRVLAEQNAIPDASSVTCYYQPAPYVRDLNFNNYYVASCNQSIPTWLPCK, from the coding sequence ATGGCAAACATGGCCTCTGCCTCAACCAGCAGTGAAAGCGAGTCGCAAAGTGTGCTGACCTGGGACCAAGTGAGCCGCTTGAATGATGTGCTAACGGAAGCTGTGCCAGTCCACGGCCGTGGCAACTTTCCCACCCTGGAGGTACGGCTGAAGGATATTGTACAGATGGTAAGAACGCGTCTAGAGCTGAGGGGCATAATGGTCAAAGATGTACGTCTGAATGGTTCCACAGCCAGCCACGTGCTGGTAAAGGACATTGGCTGGAGCTACAAAGACCTGGACGTCATCTTCAGGGTAGACCTTCCTCGGGAAGAGGAATTCCAGCTCATCAAAGATGTGGTTTTAGGCACTTTGTTGGACTTTCTTCCTGAGGGTGTGAACAAAGAGAAAATCACTCCCATGACCCTGAAAGAGGCCTACGTTCAGAAGTTTGTCAAAGTCTACACCGAACAGGACCGCTGGTCCCTTATCTCGCTGTCCAACAACAACGGTCGCAATGTTGAACTTAAATTTGTGGACTCGATACGGAGGCAGTTCGAGTTCAGTGTGGACTCATTCCAGATCATTCTGGACTCTGTACTGTCATACTATGACTTCTCCGAAAGCCCCATGTCTCGGCACTTCCACCCTACTGTGGTCGGGGAGAGCGTGTACGGTAACTTTGCCATTGCTATGGACCACCTCAGGAACAAGCTCATTGCCACCAAAAGGCCTGAGGAAATCCGTGGAGGTGGTTTGCTGAAATACTGCAACCTCCTGGTGAGGGACTTCAGACCCACGGATGAAGAAGAGTTCAAGGCCCTGGAACGTTACATGTGCTCTCGTTTCTTCATTGACTTTCCTGACATTGGTGAGCAACAGCGAAAACTGGAGGCATATCTGCAGAGCCACTTTGTTGGTGAGGAGAAGAACAAGTACAACTACCTCATGATCCTACGTCGGGTTGTGAATGAGAGCACCGTGTGCCTCATGGGACATGAGAGGCGGCAGACACTCAACCTTATCTCACTTACAGCATTTCGGGTGCTTGCAGAGCAGAATGCCATACCTGACGCATCCAGTGTCACCTGCTACTACCAGCCAGCGCCTTATGTCAGAGACCTAAACTTCAACAACTATTACGTGGCCTCTTGTAACCAGTCTATTCCAACTTGGTTGCCTTGTAAATAA